The Caballeronia sp. M1242 nucleotide sequence TCGACGTGGATGCCGACGACACGCCCGTGCACGACTGGCAACGCTGGCTGCGCGAGCGGACCATCGACCGCATTCCCGGAGCGCGCTGATGCAGACCGTCAACCTGGATGAACTCGTCGGGCTGCGCGTCACCGCGATGGATGGCCGGCGCGTCGGCCGCATCTCCGCGCTGCTGGCCGAAGATCGCGGCGGCGATTGCGTGATCTCGGCGGTGCGCATCGAGACGCACGGCTTCGCGAGTCGCGTGATGCGCTGGATGGCGATGGCGCTTTCGCCTGCGTCCTTGCGCAAGAGGCTCGCGCAGAAGCCGCTCGATGTCGCGTGGGACAAGCTCGACTGGGCCGACATGCGGCAGCCGCGCCTGCGCGAACACGCGCGTTGATCGGCGTCACTCGATGGCCATCGCCTCGATGGCATCGGCGATGCGGCCCGCTTCATCGTAGTGAAGCATGTGCCCGCGATTCGGCACCACGGTGATCGTGCTCTGCGCGATGTCTTCATGCAGCCTTCCCGACTGCGAATCCGCATCGACGATCTTGTCGTCCCGGCCCGCGAAGATGCGCACCGGCACGCTCACTTCGCCGTAACGCCGCGACAGGTCATGCGCCGCCGGCACCATGTAGCCAGCGTCCTCGCCGATCGCGCGCATTTGCGACGGACGCAGCATCAACTCGCGCGGCAGCATCTCGCGAAAGACGTCCGGCACCGGTTGCGGCGCGAACATCAGGCGCAGGTTCGGATCGATCATCAGCCGCGCCGCAATGGGCGAGACCGTGTAGCGCATCACATCGCCGATGACGGGTATCGCGGCGGGCGCGGTGAGCAGCACGTCGAAGCGGGCGCTCGGATAGAAGTAGCCGCTGATCAGCGCGAGCCCGCGAATGTCGATGCGCGGATCGAGCGCCATGGAAAGCGCGGCGAGACAGCCGAGCGACTGCCCGACCACGACCGCCCGCGTCAGTCCCATGCGCTTGAGCGCCTGTTGAAAGAGCGCCGCCTGCGCCTGCGGCGTCCATGCGCGATCGCGCGGACGTTCGCTGAAGCCGAAGCCGGGACGATCGAACGCGATCACGCGATGCCGCTCTGCGAGCCGGTCGAAGAGTCCGCTCGCCACATAGTCTTGCAGCATGACGAGATTGCCGTGCAACAGCACGATGACCGGGCCTTCGCCTTCGTCGATGTAATGCAGACGCACGCCGTCCACGTCGATGAAGCGCCCGACCGGCGGATGATCGCGCTCGGCGCGGCGCGCGCGCAGCGCGGCCCACGCGGCCACGCCGAGCGATGCAGCCGCGACGGAGCCGGCAAGCAGTTTGCCCGATGACAAGGCGCTGGATGATGTCTGAGGCATGTTTCCCCGATGGTCTTGATTGAAGCGCGAAGCGCACGAAGCGAGTGGGCGAGCAAAGGCCGTGCCCCTAGCGGTTCCCGAATCTCGGAACGGTGCTTGCTGCCGTTGAACGCGACATCCACTCAGCGAGATCTGACCATGAACCAGAAAACGCAAGACCCGCAAAGCGCCGTATCGGAGAATGGCCACATCGAAAGCCAGCCGATTCCCGGCCACAACGAAAACATCCCGACGAACCCGGCGGATGACCCGAAGCGCGGCCCGACCGAAGACCGCGCGCCGGACGCGACGCCCGATAAAAAACCCGGCACGCCGCCCGGCTCGCAGAGCGAGAGCGATCGGCTGAAGACGCCGGAGGACGGCAATCCGCTGTAGATCGCGCGCCGCTTATCTGTCCGGTACGGAAGGCGTCGAAATGGCCTGAATGGTCGAGGACACTTCCCCGTCGGAGTAGATCGCGATATCGCCGAGCGCGAGCATGCCGACGATGTTTTTCTCGCTGTCCACGACAGGCATGCGGCGAATCTGCAACTGCTCCATTCTGCGCATGGCGTCGTGAATCTCGTCGTTTTCGAAGCACCATTCGACAGGTTCGCTCGCCACGTCCTGCACCGCGCACGACGACTCCTTGCCCACCGACACCGCGCGCACCACGATGTCGCGGTCGGTCACGACGCCCTTCAGGCGCGTGCCGTCGCACACCGGAAGCGCGCCGACATTGAGTTCGTCCATCAGTTCGGCTGCGCGGCGAATGCTCTCGTTGGGCGCGATGGTCTGCACGCCGCGTGTCATTACTTCGGCTACCTTGGTCATGACTTCCTCCTCGTTCCATGGCGACTCCCGATGCAGCATGCAGCGTGCCGTTGTCTCGCCCGGCGCGCGCGCGTCGGCCTGCTGATTGCTAACCGAAGCCCATACGGTCAATGCGGAACGCACAATGAAAATCGCACAGGTCGCACCGCTCTACGAGAGCGTCCCTCCTATCGCATACGGCGCCACCGAGCGCATCATTTCTTATCTGACGGAAGCACTGGTCGCCCTCGGGCATGAAGTCACATTGTTCGCCACGGCGGATTCGAGAACGCGCGCCCGCTTGCATGCGAGCGCGCCGACGGCGCTCTGGCGCGACGAACGCGTGTGGGACACGACGAGCCATCATCTGCGTCAGCTCGAAGCTGTCATCGAACGTTCATCGCAGTTCGATGTGATTCACTTTCACACCGAGCCCATTCATCTGCCGATGCAGCGCTTTCTCGCATGCGCTTCGCTCACGACCATGCACGGGCGTCTTCTTCCCGCCGATCACGGTCCGCTCTTCGAGACCTTCGCGAATGCGCCGCTCGTCTCGATCTCCGACAGTCAGCGCCGCGGCGCGCCGCACGCGAACTGGCGGGCGACCGTGCATCACGGCCTTGCGCTCGATGAAATGCGCTATTCGCGCGAAGGCGGCGACTATCTGCTATTCGTCGGCCGCGTGATGCCGGAAAAGCGCATTGACCGCGCGATCGAGATCGCGCGTCGCGCGGGGCTGCCGCTCAAGATCGCCGCTGCCGTGCATCCCGGCGAGCGCGCGTACTTCAAGGAGACGATCTGGCCGCTCATCGCGGAATCGGAGTCTTTTGTCGAGTATCTGGGCGAAGTGGGCGGCGAGACGCGTCGCGCGCTCTTCGCGAACGCACGTGCGCTCGTCTTTCCTATCGACTGGGAAGAGCCGTTCGGCCTCGTGATGATCGAGGCGATGGCATCGGGAACGCCGGTCGTCGCGTTCAGGCGCGGCGCGGTGCCC carries:
- a CDS encoding PRC-barrel domain-containing protein yields the protein MQTVNLDELVGLRVTAMDGRRVGRISALLAEDRGGDCVISAVRIETHGFASRVMRWMAMALSPASLRKRLAQKPLDVAWDKLDWADMRQPRLREHAR
- a CDS encoding CBS domain-containing protein, with translation MTKVAEVMTRGVQTIAPNESIRRAAELMDELNVGALPVCDGTRLKGVVTDRDIVVRAVSVGKESSCAVQDVASEPVEWCFENDEIHDAMRRMEQLQIRRMPVVDSEKNIVGMLALGDIAIYSDGEVSSTIQAISTPSVPDR
- a CDS encoding glycosyltransferase family 4 protein → MKIAQVAPLYESVPPIAYGATERIISYLTEALVALGHEVTLFATADSRTRARLHASAPTALWRDERVWDTTSHHLRQLEAVIERSSQFDVIHFHTEPIHLPMQRFLACASLTTMHGRLLPADHGPLFETFANAPLVSISDSQRRGAPHANWRATVHHGLALDEMRYSREGGDYLLFVGRVMPEKRIDRAIEIARRAGLPLKIAAAVHPGERAYFKETIWPLIAESESFVEYLGEVGGETRRALFANARALVFPIDWEEPFGLVMIEAMASGTPVVAFRRGAVPEVIEHGVNGLIVDDVDQAVRAVREIGAIDRARCRKTFEQRFSAERMARDYLAVYHDLLQSRASADAFIAAADTDALEA
- a CDS encoding alpha/beta fold hydrolase, which translates into the protein MPQTSSSALSSGKLLAGSVAAASLGVAAWAALRARRAERDHPPVGRFIDVDGVRLHYIDEGEGPVIVLLHGNLVMLQDYVASGLFDRLAERHRVIAFDRPGFGFSERPRDRAWTPQAQAALFQQALKRMGLTRAVVVGQSLGCLAALSMALDPRIDIRGLALISGYFYPSARFDVLLTAPAAIPVIGDVMRYTVSPIAARLMIDPNLRLMFAPQPVPDVFREMLPRELMLRPSQMRAIGEDAGYMVPAAHDLSRRYGEVSVPVRIFAGRDDKIVDADSQSGRLHEDIAQSTITVVPNRGHMLHYDEAGRIADAIEAMAIE
- a CDS encoding MARCKS-like protein, whose translation is MNQKTQDPQSAVSENGHIESQPIPGHNENIPTNPADDPKRGPTEDRAPDATPDKKPGTPPGSQSESDRLKTPEDGNPL